In the genome of Pelmatolapia mariae isolate MD_Pm_ZW linkage group LG4, Pm_UMD_F_2, whole genome shotgun sequence, the window GAAAAGAGTTAATATTActtaataaagtttaaaaaaaaaaaatcttataaaatattCAATCATGTACAGTTTTGTCATTTGGCCGATTTGTGCTGGTtgtatttcagctttttcaacaCAATTTGCATATTTTCATTGGTTTCATAGGTGTAACTGGACAGAACGACCAATTGGCACAGATGCAAACTACCTGCCTTCATTGCAGCAAGACCCAGATTAGGCTGGCATTTAAACTACCAACAAACAACTTCCAGTCCACTTCATTGTAACAACCCATTGCACTCAAAAGACCTTTAACATCAACACAAAAGATAAAATCATCATCCATTTGGACGAATGGAATAAGATCATTCTCAAAAATTTGATTTCTGGAGGCAGGAGGTTTTTCTCACTGAGGCGACAGTCGCTTCCTTTGGCACATCTAAATCTCATTCCAGTCATTTAACTGTGCCTGAGTGAATAACTGGGAGACAGATGAGCTGCTAGAAGATGAATTTTCAAAGTCCCCATCATTACAATGTCATGCATCTGGAGACAAGACACTCTCACCAccatttttttccaaatattattaacattaaaacagaaaaaaagaaaacaaaaggcaTATGGAAACATTTATCACATCGATAAACACCAATccatattaaaataaaaccttttttgtAACTAAGTATAACAAACAAGATGTTAAACTACATAAAACATTTCCTTGTttctaaaaaaaccaaacacatatCAGTTAAACCaactggctttttaaaaaaaaacaaaacaaatcaagtTCAAAAGAGGTCTCCAAATATTTTCTGGCTTTCACAATAAACAGtcccaatcaaaagtttaagaccacttgaaaaacggcaaaaaatcatattttgcatggttggctcttaacaaggttccaagtagagcttcaacgtgcaacaaaaagaaatgggagtgagacgaaacatttttttgagcatgcaatttattgaaaacagcgCTTAAAaggaaacaagctgttttacagctgcatAAAATGCAGTATTTTTAGTGTGTTATTCCGAGGCGTGAGTTCAGCATCTGTGTTATAGCACAAGCTGATTTCCAATCCTCTGCTCAGCTTCCAAATCTACGTTCTATGGATTTAACTCATGTTGTGAACTGATAAGAATcaaattttacaaaaataaaattgtgaaacaatatcttttcttattaaaaaccaaaacaaaacgtGGTATTATATGGatttataaaaaattaaatggaaTGCAGCCATTTTTATTGTAATCAGTTTAACACATATGTTCATTTTACATAGGTGTTTTATGTTAATGCAAAGTagtgatatttaaaatatactATATATTATGCACTAAGCTCCCAGTTTCCTTTTCCCAGTGTCAAAAATAATATTATCATTCAAGATAATGTACTAGACTGCATTATGTTTAAAATGGTTTCTAATATTCTCCTGATTGACATTCACTACCAGTTAAAAgattggacacaccttctcatttattttcatgactatttacattgtagattctcactgaagggatcaaaactatgaatgaacacatatggaattatgtagtaaatAAAAAAGTGTGAAACAATTCAAAacaagttttatattttagattcaaaatagccaccctttgctttgattactgctttgcacactcctGCATTTTCTCCATTCCCtcatgaggtcgtcacctgaaatggttttccaacagtcttggagttCCAGAGATGCTGGGTGCTTGTTGTCCCTTTTGCCTTCATTCTGCAGTCCATCTCATCTCAAACCATCTCgactgggtttaggtcaggtgactgtggaggccaggccgtCTGGTGCAGCACTCTATCACTCTCCTTCTTCTCCAAATGGCCCTTACACttcctggaggtgtgtttggggtcattgtcctgttgaagaataaatgatggtccaactaaacacAAACCAGATGAGATGGCAtgtcgctgcaggatgctgtggtaaccatgctggttcagtgtgtcttcaattttgaataaatcccccaCAGTGTGaccagcaaagcagccccacaCCATCAtatctcctcctccatgcttcacagtgggaaccatgcatgcaGAGACCAAcaaaaagcacagatttccactggtctaatgtccgttcctggtgtttcttggcccaaacaaatctcttctgcttgttgcttttccttagtagctgtttcttagcagctatttgaccacaaaggcctgattcacacagtctcctctgaacagttgatgtaaaGATGTGTCAGCTgctggaactctgtgtggcatttatttgGGTTCTAATCTGAAGTGCTGTTAagcgcttgatggtttttgcgactgcacttgggaacacattcagagttttagcaattttttcagactgactgaccttcagctcttaaagtaatgatggactgtcatttctctttacttagccgATTGGTTCTTACCacaatatgaattctaacagttgtcaaatagggctgtcaacCTGACTTCTGaaaaacacaactgatggtcccaacctcattaagaaggcaagaaattccacaaatgaacccgcACAAAGCACACCTGTtatgatcaattaatcaagtgcTTTTGATTACCCTCTGAGTTTCTATGGAACCAATAAGAGTGAACTTAGTACTCCACAGGAATGCACAAAGCCCTGTGATGATAAGGTCTGTAATTGACAGTGAACTAATACTAATACTGCATTAATACTAATACTCTCCGTCTTCATTCAAGCAACATATATATTCAGATTAACCACCAAAAACTTTCCCTGACTTtgacattaaatattaaatattattttttattaaaaatatactaCTTAGAGAGTAAGTATAAATATACCAGCCGTCACCTGAAATGCACTGAGATCTTTTAAATTTAAACCTTGAGGCTTGACAATAGGACCAAAGCATTTCATGACTTTTATTATTCCAAAAGAGCACTTGGCTCTCACACTACAGGCTTACTTAAGGTTtccagagtatttaaaagtagaatgggaggcagagccttcagctttcaggcccctcttctctggaaccagctcccagtttggattcaggagacgaccacctctctacttttaagattaggcttaaaactttcatttttgataaagcattGAATTAGGGCTTATCTGTCCACAGTCTGGTATCACTCAaactttcttcctgttaaaaattagtttttttttcctgcctattgtagggtctttactttataatataaagcaaATTGAAGTGAATTCTGTCGTGATTTGGCACCATGTAGataaaaactgaattgaatgaatGGTCCTACAAAACAGTCCTTTTTGTCCAAGACATAAGGGGACAACTGACCCTTATAATATAGTGAAGGAAAGGTCATCTCTCCCTATGATCAATCAACAAAACATCCTCCCTAAGTAACCCAAGTTATACCCATTGAATTTATTAGTTATGAAAGAAATATTGGAAATATTTTAATACACAATAAGTTAGAAAACAACACAACTCTCCTCTctgctaaaagaaaaacaaaatccaacACACACTGACACTCTTGTGACCTTTTTCACATTCAGCAGATCAATGAAGACATCACAATAACTCCAGATTTATGACGAGCAGCCTTTTCAGACAGTCTGTTCAGTATTCAGGGTTTGGATTCTTTGTACTGCAGTATGAGTTGGAAAACAATTATGCACTTCTGTGTGCAACTTCTTCAGTGAGATAAGAAAATGAACCATAGTTCAGAAAACATGATGAGAATCAAACAGGTTTTATGACGTAAAATACTTTCATGGTAGCTGGATGTTAGCTGTTGTTTGTAGATGTTGATTTAGACTTTAGTGTCAGATTTAGCTCACTGATAGAAGAATCTGTAATCTgcctttttttgtaaataaagaatTGCAACTTTATGTTTGGCTGTTTGGTTTTATGTCTTGGAGCTGAGTTGTTCTAATGCAGCCAGTATTTCATAGACAGTAGTGAGGATAACAGGTTGTTGTGACTTAAAAACTAAAGTCTTATAGTGTGCTCCCACCTGTAATGCACCATGGCCCTGAGTCTCATGATATAAACAGATAGCAGTGAGTAGCACTCGGCCagttctctttctctccctgctCTATCGCTGTGCACAGGCCCGCTCTACATCAGCGATGGTCTTTGGTGCATCAGAGGACAGAATCAGAGGTCCTCCCTTCTCTCTGATCACCACGTCATCCTCAATCCTGACACCCAGGCCTCGAAAGTGCTTCGGCGCTTGGTCGTTGTCTTCACAGATGTATAGCCCTGCAGCAAGACACAATGTGAGCCGTAACGGTAACGGGACAGAGCATTTACATGCACGTGCAGCCGTGTGGATTTCAAACCTGGCTCTATGGTGATGGCCATTCCTGGCTGAAGAGGTTGCGAGCGAGATAGCTCAGGAGTGTCGTGGACATCCATGCCCAGGTAATGGCCAACGTGGTGGGGGCAGTACCGCCTTGCAGcctggaatttaaataaataaatagtaaaaaaGGCTGCAGCAGTCAGACGAGTGGTTCTACTAAAGTCAAACCTCACATAACCCTTAACAAAGCACAACCACATTAAAGAGCActtaaaacaccaaaaaaaaaaagatttatagaAGTCCAGCATGGACCTGAGAGGAATCCTCTGGATTAGGTCATCTGGTctggacaaaaaaaaccaaaaaactttTTGAAATGTTGAATTGAAGCCCCAGCTTTAGTAACTACCACCACAAGATATCCCTTGTAATACTGAAAGGGAAATCTGACTTCATAAGAATATAACGCCAGCATTCCTTCTGAAGCCTAAATTATACTCTGTTGCAGATACGGACAGCCGGAGACCCGACAACAGAGTAGTTATTCCTGTTATACTTCTTTGACGACCACTTGAAGTCcgctgcatgtgtaaaaattCTGAGGAAAAGTAAGATTTGTCCGGACTCCTCCTCTAGGGACCATGACACTGTGCAGATGAGCCTAATTAAATATAAAGTGCACAACCAATCTACCAACCAATCTGGGCACCCACTGTTTTTCCAATTATTACCTTTAGCGCCTCAGCATCGCTGGTACTGGCCTCAAGGATGCCAAGCCGCTTAAGCTGTCGTCCCAGCAGAGCCAGCATGGTGCTGTAGATGTGATCCAGACTGACGCCTGGAGAGCAAAGAGATAAACAGGAGCGCTGGACCTCCAGGACGGATTCGTAGAGCTCAATCTGTGCAGGACTGAATCTAGtattgaacaaaaaaaaagaaaagaaaaaaagacagtttaTTTCTGTGACTGGAACTGATCAACcttcaaaaacacaaactacagTTTCTTTAATTTAAGGGACCTAAATTCTAGAAATCAgataaaatgaaatttaaagttGAATACCACGTTCACCAAACCAGGATTGGAGGTGATGTGGACCACCTTTATTAACACATGCATTCTGGAAACAAATACTTGgaacaaatagatgactaaaTAAACTTGGGTGTAAAATGAAGTTTGACAAATTTACACTGTACACTGACTCATGGGCTGCGATGCACAAATGGCAACTTCACTCTATCCTTAGCGAAGTCATGATAACAGATGGAAAAGAACTTCTGCCACAACTCAAGGCGTAAAGGATTGAAACCTACAATCAGTGATTGTAGTTTTGTAGTTTAGCTTCTCTCATTTCCAAAAGTTAGATcaccccttttttttcttaaaaaaataatttaaaaaaaatggctggTTCTATTAAGGGTTGCCACACTAGATCATCTGTTGCTATGCAAGCCAATACGCACTGTGGTAGGTAATTATTCAGATCCCCATATtagatttgaaaaagcttttGTGTCCTTCTTGAGGGCATAAACTCTCCATATTTATGGGACTGGCACAAGCAGCACTCTGGCATGTTGCTCTCATGGCTGGGTTTTGTAAAACTAAGACAGATTCTACAAAGCTGGACTAAAAGAAACCCAACAGCTTAACACAAAAACGCACGATGCATTTATAGATggcaaaaatggcatttttCACTGAGAGGAATGTGACAAACTTCATTTTACTCTTTGATAGAGTATCAAGGAAAGATCTTTGTCTATTCATAATATAATGTAGTGATTACACATGAGCTCATTAAACAAACTATCACTTCTGTAAACAGTTGGCACCAAATATTGTAAGGGTCCATGTAATCAGCTTGCTTACTTTCCATTTACTGGCCATGTTCGAGTGATATCGCTGACATAACCAAAGTATTCGCAACCACCATCCAGCAACACCATTTCACCATCCTGATGGAGGAGACAAAGAGGAGGGAGCAAAACATAATGAGTCATATATGCTACTTAAATACATGTAAACTAATTATTCTCGGGAATATCAGTGTCCTCTGATGCTTTCATGGAGTAATTACCTTGATTATTTGGTTGTTATTTATGTAGTGCAGAGTGTTAGCTCGATTTCCTCCAGCAATCACCGGAGGGTACGCAAGAAAGTTAGCACCATGGATCCGATTCTCAAAATCAAACTGGAAAAAAGGTTatgttaaatataaagaaaggaggggtggctcaagacttttgcacagtacagtaCGTAACAAATAAAGTAGACACTGTAAGACTTaaacagcattttcagtttaagGTACAACTCTCTGGAGTTCCATACCTGCTCTTTTAAAGCAGATTCATTAAATTAGGAGGTAAATTTGGAAAATTTCAAAGCTGCTTCTCCAACTGTAAAAATTAATAAACTAACACTTACTGTTCTAATAATTACATCATGAGCCTAATCAATGAAAGACACAAAGATAATGACTGCTCACACACGTAAAGGCAgtgaagaaataaatgtcatcaCAGAAGTCACCTTAGCAAACAGAACAGCTTCATCCACATGTCCTTGAGACAGAGCCATTGTCCTCCTAAAAGCCTGAAAGATAACAATATGAGCTGCTGCGAGTACACTTTATAAATCTAACATTCACTTGGAGTCTTCAAGAGCTTCACAGGAACCAATTTAAACATCAACCTGTGCCGTGATTCGACCCGCCTCTTGCATGAGAGCCACTTCGGCTGAGCTTTTGAGGGCCCTGAGAGAGTGTATGAGAGGTCTGAGAGTGCGCGGTGTCGGCCCCGCCTCCAGAACGGGACACACGTGAGCCTGGTGGAGCCGAGGGTGAGCCGGCTGAGAAGTATCGTACCACAGCATGCCTGGAAGAGGATCAGAGAACACAGAAATGCTAAGAGTGAATTTGAGGTCCCAATCAGTGAAAAGATAAAAGaactaaatagaaaaaaaaagaaaaagaaaaatattttaatacctAAAAGAAGAGTTTAGGCACTGAAATAGGAAAGCATTTATCCAACAACTGTGCTACTTGTCCACTTTATGCTTTTCCACCCAAGGCTTCCAGCAGCTGGATCTTTGTTgcactgcatttttatttacctCACA includes:
- the xpnpep3 gene encoding xaa-Pro aminopeptidase 3 — encoded protein: MLLSASALVRTAVKLMPRTWSGGCIWCLCRNISVKPGGLKPKTVPPRYLGQPSPFTHPHLIKHGEVTPGLSQTEYELRRHRLASLIEAQAERLGPSASSSTHVAIILSHPTRYMTNDIPYPFHQNQDFLYLSGFLEPDSALVLHGKGRPDQAILFVPRRDPGRELWDGPRSGKDGAAALTGIERVHSIEELGVVLKSLKGMLWYDTSQPAHPRLHQAHVCPVLEAGPTPRTLRPLIHSLRALKSSAEVALMQEAGRITAQAFRRTMALSQGHVDEAVLFAKFDFENRIHGANFLAYPPVIAGGNRANTLHYINNNQIIKDGEMVLLDGGCEYFGYVSDITRTWPVNGKFSPAQIELYESVLEVQRSCLSLCSPGVSLDHIYSTMLALLGRQLKRLGILEASTSDAEALKAARRYCPHHVGHYLGMDVHDTPELSRSQPLQPGMAITIEPGLYICEDNDQAPKHFRGLGVRIEDDVVIREKGGPLILSSDAPKTIADVERACAQR